A single region of the Chrysoperla carnea chromosome 5, inChrCarn1.1, whole genome shotgun sequence genome encodes:
- the LOC123299747 gene encoding nascent polypeptide-associated complex subunit alpha, with translation MPELTELKATASMTDPKAESAGSNTESESGSIPDLEENTEPTPPPPVLKNKSSKAKPSDDDDDDDDDDDEPVVVASAAAEAAAAEAGLPIDMVVSKAKQSRGEKKARKIMSKLGLKPVQGVARVTIRKSKNILFVINKPDVFKNPASDTYIVFGEAKIEDLSQQAQVAAAEKFKNEAARGAGESLTGASGAGSVAPIAEESEEEDAAGGADAGAADGPPVEEKDIELVMSQAAVTRQKAIRALRNNQNDIVNAIMELTM, from the exons atGCCAGAATTAACAGAACTAAAAGCAACTGCATCAATGACAGATCCAAAAGCAGAAAGTGCCGGTTCAAATACAGAAAGTGAATCTGGATCAATTCCAGATTTAGAAGAAAACACAGAACCAACACCACCACCaccagttttaaaaaataaatcatcaaaagcCAAACCAAGTGACGATGATGATGACGATGACGACGATGATGATGAACCAGTTGTGGTTGCATCTGCAGCTGCTGAAGCTGCCGCAGCCGAAGCTGGTTTACCAATTGATATGGTAGTTTCAAAAGCTAAACAGTCAAGAGGTGAAAAGAAAGCACGTAAAATTATGTCAAAATTAGGACTTAAACCCGTACAAGGTGTTGCAAGAGTTACTATCCGAAAAtcaaagaatattttgtttgttatcaACAAACCTGACGTATTCAAAAATCCCGCCAGTGATACATATATTGTATTTGGAGAAGCCAAAATTGAAGACTTATCACAACAAGCACAG gttGCTGCTGCTGAGAAATTCAAGAATGAAGCTGCACGAGGAGCCGGTGAATCTTTAACTGGAGCAAGTGGTGCCGGTAGTGTAGCACCTATTGCCGAAGAAAGTGAAGAAGAAGACGCTGCAGGCGGTGCAGATGCCGGTGCAGCGGATGGACCACCAGTTGAAGAAAAAGATATTGAATTGGTTATGTCCCAAGCCGCAGTTACAAGACAGAAGGCGATAAGAGCGCTGCGTAATAATCAAAACGATATTGTTAATGCTATtatg gAACTTACTATGTAA